Genomic segment of Canis lupus dingo isolate Sandy chromosome 9, ASM325472v2, whole genome shotgun sequence:
ctcccctctctccccagcgCCCAATGTGGACActtatattgatatttattttctctgccctGAGCCAGGCTTGTGTAACTAGGCCTGGGGATGAATCAGACCATTGTGTGGGGTATTTGCTTATTTGAATGGAACTTGGCCCCAGGCCCGTTTTCCTGGTTTTCCTGgttgaaattttcatttgcaaAGTTTGTTTGGCTGCAGCCGCCAGGCCGAGGTGTGTGTTGGTGTgttgggttggggaggggggcggatAAGGGAcaggaggatgaggagaaagagcAATTAATTTGTAACCTATCTTCAGGAGCTGCCAAAACATTGATTTTCACCCCCTTGGTTTCTCTTCTTCTCAACCCCCAGGGCTAAACAATTTACTGTCTGAGCCAAAAGCACAACAAAagtttaaataattcttttttgcaGCGCTTTGGCAGAGAGGGCCCTGGGCTcacccctcgccccccccccccccacatatcCTTGATTGTAATTCTGATGGCAAGTgatcctccctccttctctcccgaATACCTCTGCCCCAGGCAAATTCCCCCTACTTTGGCTTAGGGTATTTGCTGGGGGGTTAGCCATGAGCTGGCTGAGGTGGAGTCTGGAGTGGGGCCTCCTCTGGATAGGGAGCTGTGTTCTGAGGGTCTTCTGGTTGGATCCCTTGGTGCGTTTTGGTGGGGCCTCAGGGTGTCGCTGGTGGGGTGGCAGGTAGAAGGCTTATGTTTAGACAGTCTGCGAGGGAAGGGTTAATACCCCCATCTTAGGATCCCTTTATTTAAACACTATGAAAACCTAGAAACCACTATACTAGGAACCCCCTTCTAAGGGCTTTTCTTTAGGATTTCCGTAAAGGATATCCCTCCACCTGGGTATCAttggtcattttttaaagctcaaaCCCAGCTCCTCTGGAaccatctttaaaatttaaaagcaggaGGTAGAAGGCAAAGACCCCTGACTAGATCCTTAGAGTAAGACCATCTGTCTTGACTACCGTGGTAACcccaaaatatgtatataagcaGAATGACTATTTAGCATAGAGCAAAAGCTCAAGACATGTTGTGAAATTCGTGACCAAATGGCTGGCTATATGGGTACCGGAGGGATCTGGGGATCCGGGGGGTATTGCACACGCCTTCCCCGACTCTGCAAGCCCTGGGCGTCCAGCTCTGAGTTAGGTACAGAGTATATACCCAGTCTGCCCATCCTCCTCCCGAGGTTCCGGACCGGGCTGGAGCTGAAGAACGCAGAGGTGTCAATTTCCACGGTCTCTCAAAGACTTCCTTTCCCAATGCCTGATTTCTCTCCGGCTTGCCAGGCTTCTTGTCTGTCAGCGGAGGGTCCCTGTGCTTCCCACAGTGGGCAGCTCCCAGGGCTGTGATGTAGGGGTGGGCTGAGGTTGGCATGTTGGCAGCAGCTGGTCCATTTTTGCCTGGGTCTGGAATGGGAAGGGGGTGAAAAACGTTCTCTCCACCTTGGAAGCCCCACCCCTTGGCGGTGGGGGTCTGGAGATTGTACGTGTGTCTATCCGCATGTGTCAGTGTGAGGGGTGTGagggcaagtgtgtgtgtgtgtgtgtgtgtgtgtgtgtgtgtgtgtgtgtgtgtttcatgctGCTGCCCTGGGAGTCCCTGTACATTTAAATCcagtgggtggggaggtgggggtggggatctcCTTggttccctctccttccttctgaggGAGCAGCTCAGGTTCCCAGCTGGCGATGGATGGCCAGGCCTGAGAGGGGGATGCTGAGGCCACTcgctccttctcactctctctgcgGAGACAGATGCAGCTGCCGGGGCCCTGTCCCCCTGCACCATCCCAGCAccaccccagcctcctctcctgcctcttcccaccaGGTCAGTGATCCCCACGGCCCAGAGGGAGCtttggggtggtggggaggggactaGTTCTTTTGGAAACTTGCCAGTGGTGGGGTGCATCAGGAGGAATGGGGGCCGGAACCCAACCTCCCCACCGCAggtttgatttttatctttttaaaagcccCAGTTTGGAGAGAAGCAGTGGATTCTTGTAGTGTGGGTGGGGCTGTGAAGAATTTGGGAAGTGCCAGTTTGGATCCACAAGGATGGGGTTGTAGGTTCAGTCTGGTGCCTAGACTTATTTAGGGGTGAGTGTCGGTGGGGCTTTGTAGACAGCTTAGACATCTTTGGGTTTGAGGTTTTTCTAGatagttggggggggggtatAAATAAGGCTAAGAGGGTGTGTCTGTTTCGGGTGCCTGGGATCTGTTGAGTTGCTACAGAAAGGATCAGTCTGCTGTAGGGAGACCGGAGCTCAGGCTGGCTGAGCTCAAGCTGTGTCTGGTTAGAGTCAAAAATGTGCTGCTTCTTCTGGCTTGTTGGGAGCCCTTGGGAACCCTCAGGGACAATGACTTTGATCTATTTGGTAGTAAGGAACATTGAGTCTGGGCCATGTACGTCCTTTGTATGAGGCTGGGGTCTATAACGTAGAGTCTGGATTCACAGAAGCTCTGTGGGTAGGTTGCAGGGGTCCTTATGCCCGCCCTCCGATATTGTGTGGAAATTGTTAGGggtgcaccatacacaaaggaatgtgtttttttttttgaggaagagaaGATCCATAGGTTTTATGAGATTCTTAAAGGAGTGGGTCTGTGTTCCCCCTTTCAGAAGGTTTACTGCTCCCAAATCTTCCTCCAAGGTCTCCAGTCCCTTTGCCCTTTggtctcccccactcccacccccatcacATCTACAAGTCCAAAGAGAGAGCTGGTGTGTGAAGGGTGTTCACGGAGGATATGTTTTACCCGTGTGCTGCCATAGAGTAAAAAGCAAGTAGGTGTGTGTGGATCCGTGTGTATGCACGCTGGTGCCTCAGCATGTCTGTGGGACGAGATGGGGTTAATCCCCTCCCCCAGTTTTTCCTAGCTACAATGCCTCCTTCTACATCTTTctgtctcctccccttccagaaGGCTCTTGGGGACAAATGTCCCTCCATAGATAGAGAACTGGTTCCTTCCAGTACAGAGActgccagggtgggggcagggtaaGGGTGAGAGACAAGGCCAGTGGTGACACAATGGAGCAGAAGCTCTGGAGAATGCCTCCCCCGCCGCTTCCAGTGGACTCCTAAAGAGGCCCCTTCACCGTGTGATTGGACCCCAGGAAGGGGAGAAGGTGATGAGGCATATATGGTGTAGATAGATGGCCAGCCTGGGGTGGGCTGAGCTGCTTGGCTGTTTTaacctctcattttttttttgaagcccaGCTTGGGAGGCTCCCTAAAATGCTCTCTCTGAGCATTATGCTGGCGTGGCCCTTTCCCCATCTCCTAAATCATCTGCCATGTCCCCAGGCAGATAAGCTCCACCTCAGTGCCAGGATGGAGTCGGGGGCAGACCCTGGCACACTAGCTTGGCAGCCAGAACTTAGCCAAGTCAACAAATAAATAGAGTGGCATATTCTCAAGACCGAACATGGTAATTAGAAATTCTCCTGCTCTCCAGGAACTTGGGGCTTGGTGTTACTGTTCCCATCTCTATTCTTGTTGGCAGTCTCTGAGTGAGGCCCTATCCTGTCCCTTTGGTTTGAGAAGCCAGTGTGTTCTGGGGAGGGGCCAAGCAGTGATTGGAGTTCACACCACAGCCCATTTTTGTCTTGGCTGATTTCTCCTGGCCCTGGGAAGAGGATGGACCCTCTTACAGGGTATGATCTGTGTGCTGGGGATAGCCTCCTCTGGGACTGCTGGGGTGTGGGGGTTCTGGTCAAACCTTCAGGCCTGAGGTGGGAAGAAAGGGAAGCTGACCCCTAGGGCTCTGTAGCATCATGTGAACTGGCCTATGACTGGCCTGTGACGCCAGCAGGAGATGCCCCCAGCCCATTACCTCAATGGAAACTGGCGGTTAATGAAGCCCCAAAGGGGGCCCAGAATGCGTCAGCCTCCCCCATGTTCTACACCTCCCCTGCCCTCGGGACCCTCCTTGCCTAGGTAGCAGCAATGGAAATGTTGCTCATCCTGCTCCCATCACCCCCATCCTGCTAACTTAGGGGGTATCGCCTGTGGCTGGGTCAGAGGGCACATCAGGGATGAGTTTGGCCTTTGTGCCCCTGAGCAGATTTTGCTCCTTTGCTTTATCCAGTGTCTCCCAAACCTGCCTCTTCTTAAGAGCCACACGGGGTGCTTGTTAAAAGTATAGATACCTGGGCCCCAACCCAGGCTTATGGAATAAGACTTCCAGGGGTGGGGACTGGGAACGTGTGTGTTCTATTTGAGTAAATTCTATGCCCAGTGGGGGGCccgaattcatgaccccaagatcaagagtcatatgttccacctactgtctgagccagccagatgccccaggaatGTGTCTTTTTAACAACATCCTAGGGATTCTTGATTTGGGTCAGTTTGGGAATGGTTGCCTTTGTGCTTTGGTCGTGCTCCGAACAGAGCTGCCTGTGTGTATTTGCCAAGGGACTTCGTGTCCTACTCATTTTTCAATCACTTTAGAATAGTTTTCTGCTGACTTTTCGTGAGTTCTTTAGCTGCTGGTGGCTTCTGATTCTTAAACCCCTAAGTCCAATCCCTCTGTCAAGAAGTCAGCTACCTATGAATGTGTATTTAAAGCACTTGATACCTCTGTTATTCAAAGCAAGTTGATGAAGAATCCTGCCAAGCAATTGATCACAGCCTAAAGTATCTCTCATGAGATGTGGTTTCTCTGGAGGGAGTAACTGCTCTATGGTGACcctgtgtgtgggagggggaaagcccccagggagagggaagagctgaTTGGTTAGGATCTCTTTCACTCTTTTCCCAAGTCCACCAGAGAGGACTCCCAGGAGGTAGACCCTACTTCCTTGTGCTAGGGAATCCAGACAGATaaagcccctgccctcagggagcttaacTTTCATGTAAAGAAGGTAGACAGCaaacacataaatgaaaacatattaataagatgcttaaataaaaaaaataagatgcttaaataaataagatgcatccaagggtgcctgggtggctcagtcagttaagcatctgcctttggctcacgttgggatcccagagtcctgggactgagccccacataaggctctctgctcaatgaggactctgcttctccctccgcctctccaccttcctcattctctcactctcactctctctcaaataaataaataaaatgtttttttaaaagatgcatccAGGGCAGCCTccatggcgcagtggtttagcgctgcctgcagcctgaggtgtgatcctggagacccaggatcgagtcccacgttgggctccctgcatggagcctgctcctccctctacctgtgtctctgcctctctctctctctctctctgtgtgtgtctctatgaataactaaataaaatcttaaaaaaaaaatgcatccaggTAAAATACACATACTAGGGCAAAAATAAACATGGGTTGAGATAGGAGCCAGGAGGGACCACTTTGGTGTGGGTGGTCAGAGAAGACATCTGTGAAAGTGACAAAGTGGCCAGAAAAACAGGCAGGCAAAAGTGTGGGGAAGAGGAAGCAAGAGCTCTGGAGAGGAAAGGCATGGAGAGGCAGGCCAGACCATGTGGGGTCTCAGAGGCCAGCCAAGAGGAAGAATTTGGGGTTCGTGCTTTaagcaaggagagaagggagTGGACCTCTCTTACAGAAAGACCACTCTGACAGCTGTGTGCAGCACCTGCTGTAGGAGGTGAGCCTGGAAGGAGGGAGTTCCAACAGAGGCTCTGGCTGAAATCGCAGGAAGAAACTTTGGAGACTCTGGGGAACCTGTCAAggctagggtgtgtgtgtgcagagctATGAGTGGAGGTGTTCCCCAGCCATCTCCTTGTGTCCTTCATACTTACCGCCTTTCTCAACTCTGGTTGTTTTATCCATCAGTTTCCCCATTGTCCACTCCGAGATCAGTCTCCTTGGCTTCAAGCCACTCTCTTCCTGGACTATCCCGAAGTTCTTGCTGTCTACCCTTCCCATTCCTGCTTTGATCTATTCTTGAGAGAGGGGCAATAGTGGCCAAAGTTCCTGGAGTCAGGGGAGATACTTAGCTATATGCCCACCTGAAGGAGTTAGAGAGGGCAGGGTAGGAACTAGAaataaggggctcctgggtgactcagttggttaagcgtctgctttgtctcaggtcgtgatctcagggtcctgggatccagccagaGCCCTAcattgtgttgggctccctgctcagtggggtgtctgcttctccctcaccctctgcacGTGCCCCTCTTCATGAAAAACACTAGAAATAAAGCCTGAATGTCCAGGTTGGAGGCCACGGATGAACTGATAATCCAGCCTAACCCCCAaacccagccccgccccctctggCGCCCTGGGAGTGTTTCTCAGACCTCCAAGTTTGGGaatctctctcccctctctcccctctctcctagCTACATGCTGAAGACATGAGGCAGGGTgacctgtccctgtccccagccaCATCCTCTCCTACTGTCATCCTATTCACCTCCCTTGAGCCACCCTCTTTTCTCCATTCCATCTTCTTTCCCGTGTTCTGGATTTCACCCAGGAAGTTGTATAAAACACGGATTCCTGGGCCCAGCCTGCATTCAAAATCTCCTCCCTATGTTATTCTAGGTCCATAGGATGTCTCTGTCATTCCTGCCAATCCCAGATGTGACTGCTGGGAGCTCTCAGAGGGAGCTTTGTGAATTCTGAGGGGCAGGGCTGCCTTCACTTCCGAAAACAGAGGGAGTAAAGACAAAGCATCTAGGAAAAGATGCTGGAATCTGCTCAGACAGGTTCTGGGAACTTGGAGTGTTCCCTCGAGGGTCTTCAGAGCCCTGAGATGGAGGGCGCTAAGACCTGGGTGGGGTTGCTATCGGTCCTTGGAAGACTAGTTTTCCCTTTGGGCTGGTGCTAATCTGCAGGGCTGTAATACCGGTGTCTCCCGGGGGCTGCTGTCCAGGGCTCCCACCCAGACTCACCTCTGAACTCTCTCCACAGCCCAGGTACCCGACAGTGATGAGCCTTTTGTTCCTGATTTCCATTCAGAAAACTGTGAGTGGAGGGCCCTGGGTAGAGGgaatggggagtgggggagggcaggaaatGAGTCATAAGGATAGAGAATCACAAAAGATCAACTTGTTCTCTCCcaaagaaaagggggaagaacCGGGGCTCCCGGTTCTTGGGTTTGGACTCCCAAGGCCAAGCCAGTAACCGGGAGCTGGAGACCTTGGTTCAAATCAGAGCCTGCCTCGTCCTCTCTGTGTGGACACACCTGCGAGTGGACGCTTCTTCTCCCTGGCCCTCcatttcctgatttattttattttattttattttattttattttattaacttaattCATTTCCTGATTTCTGAAATGAGGGGTTTGGACCAGTTCAGCAAGGTCCAGTTCTATCCTTCTAAGTTACTTTCATGAAACTAAAGGGCAGGGGACAATTTTGCCTCCCAGGAGACACGTGACAATGTCTGTAGACCTTTTTGGTTGTCACACTGAGAGGATGCTACAGGCatttagtgggtagaggccagagatgctatAAACCCCCTATAATGCTCAGGACAGTCACCCCcgccaacaacaacaaaaatgatctGGCCCAAAGGTCCTCAGTGCACTgttgagaaactctgctttaAATGTTAGATCCTCTGTTCTCAACTGTCTTCACCATTGAAATGAAATAGGGCACAAATAATGGAAAACAGCAGATAACTGAACAGTTAGTCGTTGGTGTTGGACTCAATGCAGTAAGAGGGAATCTCACACTCGCTGGGAACCAGCTCTGTTGCTCCTTCTGGTCTGGTGACTGGGGTTTGTGGACCCAGCAGGGGCCACAGGAAAGACCCATGTTCTTCACAGATAATTAGGAGCATGTGCTTAATGTTAGTCCGCTGACGTGCAAGTGGGCTAATATCCAACctgaaccagaaaaagaaagattctttagAGTACCCAAGAAGAAAACATGTCTGTCCCTTGGAACTTTCCAGGAAATTCCTGGAAATACAGGAAATTCAGGAAAACCACAGACCCTAGGCTGGAGGTGCTCACTCTCCTACAAAGGTGTTGGGGGGGAGGTGTTGGGGTTGTAGTAAATGTGGAATTTTAGACAGTTTCTTTGGTTAATATTGGACATTGACACTAGCCCGACATAAAACTAGACGTGTGTTAATAGCCAAACTGTCCTTAAAAGCGTCTGCACCTGAGTCTCTGAGAACTGAGACCCAGGGAATCACCCAGCTGGTCCTCAAAGAGCAGAAGGTGGCAGGGAGCTCTCCTTGCCTCTTCCGTGACCCCCTCTGGCCTTgctctgcctcctcccaccctgcaGTAGCTTTCCACAGCCCCACCACCAGGATCAAGAAGGAGCCCCAGAGCCCCCGCACAGACCCGGCCCTGTCCTGCAGCAGGAAGCTGCCACTCCCCTACCACCATGGCGAGCAGTGCCTTTATGCCAGGTGAGCCCCAGCCcggccctgggggaggggagggtggaggaggaaggacaggCAAAAGCAGCAGTTTGACGTAAGTTAGACAGCGAAAAGGGTTTCTGAGCCCCTGTAAGGTTGCCGCACAGCTCAGGTTTCCCTCTGAGTGGTTGGGAGGGAGACCACAGCAGTGGGTTCAAGGGGTGTGTGTTGAAGGCCTGGGTAGAGCCTCCCACTGGGAGGAAGCCACTGGCCTGCTGGCCACAGAGCACAGCCCAGTTGCCCTGGGCTGGGGAGAGGCATTCTCAGGATTACACGACCATTCTCCAGATTGACAAGAAAGGAGAAATTCCCTTGGGGCCCTGTCACTCCTACTGTTCCCTTCCCTGCACGCTCTGTTCTTCCTTCTCTGAGGATAAAAGGTTCAAAGATGCTCGCCCAGCTTCTCTGCCCCCTCACCCCCGTCTCCCCCTCAACTCCAGTGCCTATGACCCCCCTAGACAAATCGCCATCAAGTCCCCTGCCCCCGGTGCCCCTGGACAGTCGCCCCTGCAGCCCTTCCCCCGGGCAGAACAACGGAGTTTCCTGAGATCCTCTGGCacctcccagccccaccctggcCATGGGTACCTTGGGGAGCAGAGGTAAGGACATCCACAGAACCTGTGGGCCCAGGTCTTCCCCAATCCCTGAGTGTTCTCCAGCTGTCCCTGAAGAGACCTGGTGTGAGGGGAGGTAGGGAAGAAGGGACGttgacacccccccacacacacatgcacacgcacacaccagAGCCCACTCTGCAAGCCTGGGAGTGGTGGGCACAGGGATGGCTTAAGTtaatcttctcttctttctctgtccaaCCACATCCAGCTCCGTCTTCCAGCAACCCTTGGATATTTGTCACTCGTTCACATCCTCCCAGGGAGGGGGCCGGGAACCCCTCACAGCTCCCTACCCACACCAGCTGTCGGAGCCCTGCCCACCCTACCCCCAGCAGAGCTTCAAGCAGGAGTACCTTGATCCCCTGTACGAACAGGCCAGCCAGCCAGGAGTGGGCCAGGGTGGAGCCAATGGGCACAGGTACccaggggcgggggtggtgaTCAAACAGGAACAGACGGACTTCGCCTACGACTCAGGTAAGAAATGCTCCTGGAGAACGGGTTGGAGGATCTTTGGTGGGATTGCTGGGGAGGCTGGCATGTGTTCACATGAACCATTCCATTAAATCGAGAATGAGTACCTACAAGGTTTTTACGTTCCTACCCATTTACCAGTTCATACATCCAACCCACCCAACTACTCGGCTTTTTTTCATAGATTCAAAAGAAttgtcatctttcttttaaaaaaaatatttatttattagagagagagacagagcactagacagagcaagcacaagtagggggcagagggagagggagaaacaggctcctcactgagcagggagcccaatgtgggctccatcccaggaccctgagatcatgacctgagccaaaggcaggcacttaaccaactgagccacccaagtgccccagaattGTCATTTTTCAGTTAGCAAACTCAGCAGATAAGGAGAGGGGGTGTCCTCAGGCAGCTTGTGATTTAATAGGAAAGTTGAagtatctcttccttttctctttagcaAGTGTTTGAGGTTAGTGTTACCTACTGAGACCCAAGTGCTGGCCTAAGAGCATGAGTCTTGTGGAGTTGgaggacacaaagatgaataGGATATGTCATTGATCCCAGTCCCcacagaagctttaaaaaatatcagatttGAATGAAGAGAAACACAAACTTGAAACAAGCCAGGCTCCTGGTTTCCAACTGGAATGCACGGTTCCACATTCTGTTCCAGCCTCCAGGCTGATTTGGAACTGGGTTTGGAAGTAagactgctttttaaattctagttccaCCTTCCTGTTGACAGGAGTGAGGTGTGCTCAGCCATATTCTAGAACAGCTATAATTCAAAGCCTGAAGTGCAGAGGGTAGAGGGACCCAGAAAACCTTGGCTTCAGTTACATTGTTACCATCCTGAAATTTGAGTTTATCTGCAGGCTTGTGTGagaaaaaatacttagataaGACTAGGCGCAGAGCTGGCTAGAGCTTCCGGATTTCCCATTCCTGATGTCCAGTCTTTTGGGGGCAGCAGCGGTGAacagccacccccccccacctccaagtGAGAACCACAAGGGTGCGCCTCTCCAACCCGGGGCCTAAACTGAGCCAAGCCTGGCAGCGAGgtggaggaaagaggagggaaacGCTCTTGCTGCTGACCTTCAAAGGCTGTAGACCGGAGGAGATCTGGTTACATGCCCTtgaactccccctcccccctcggCTTCCTCTCAATGGAGTCAGGAATTCCATTCACAAAATGGAGGCATGAATGAGCCCACCCTCCCGCCTCCTCCCGGAGGTGTCGGGTTTCACCATCTCATTCAtaggtgggagtggagggggtAGGGCGGGAAGGGGCTGGAACTGGAACGCGCCGCGTCGCCGACCCGGGCCCTCCAGGTGGAGAGCGGCTATTTTAGTCCCTTGGAACCGAATGAAAAGGGAGCGAAGGCGCCCTGGTGTCAGATCTGAAGACTCACGGCCCAGTGCCCACTGCCTCTTCCCCAAATACAGATACATTCTGGTGTGCTCTTCCTCCAGCCCCCAACCTCCGTTTTCTCCCtccctacacacatacacacacgcacacacgtgcgTGCACCCGCAGCTAGGAGGCTAGGAACCTGACCTGCCCACCGGAGGTTAGCCCATTCCAAGGGAGTCTTAGGCGTGGACACTGAACTCTTTCCCCGGAGGTTcatccttcccccaacccctccctaAACTCACAGGAAACAGCTGTTGCCTGGAATCCTGGGCCTTGTGCAACAGCTTTGCCCAGCCAGCTGCTGCGGCCCGTGCCCTCTGGCCCAACAAGCTGCGCGGTTCCAGCCTCGCGCTCCCTCTGGGTGAACTTGCCTTGGGATTTGGTGGTTGGCAGGCAGCTGGGGAAAGAACCGGAATGCGGGTGGCAGGAAGATGTTCTTAAGTGTGGGCAGGACTGCCACCCCCATAGCAGCCACCTGCAACcccatcttttcttcttccctccggTCCCAGATGTCCCCGGGTGTGCGTCGATGTACCTTCACACAGAGGGTTTCTCTGGGCACTCTCCAGGGGACAGGACCGTGGGTAAGGCCACCCCCTCCTCTCTACCGAGCCCTCCAGGTTGGATGGGGGAAGTCCTGCTGTCAGGGAGGGTCTCTCGGCCACAAGTCCCTTTGGACTCTGGGGGCTCATAGCAGTGAGCTTCCCCACCCCAGGTCTGAGTGGCCCCCAACCTCCTCCTCAAGGTTATGGCTACGAGAAACCTCTGAGACCATTCCCAGATGATGTCTGCGTCGTCCCGGAGAAATTCGAAGGTCAGAGAAGGGACTATTCATCAGAGGATCGGGGTCGTAGCCATGCCCTCTGTGTGGTCACgtccctccacctgcccccagccctgggatcCCGTTACCCCTGGGGAGAGAAGGGCTTGCTTAGGGGACCAGAAGGCACAAACCTGACACGTCCTGTTTTCTGCATTCCCCAGGAGACATTAAGCAGGAAGGGGTTGGGGCGTTCAGAGAGGGACCGCCCTACCAGCGCCGGGGGGCTTTGCAGCTGTGGCAGTTCCTGGTGGCCCTGCTGGATGACCCAACCAACGCCCACTTCATTGCCTGGACTGGCCGGGGGATGGAGTTCAAACTAATCGAGCCTGAGGAGGTAGGCCTCTCAGATGTCCGTACCTCTCTTCCCCGCATCTCCGGGGCCTGGAGACACTAGCACCTGGGGTCGTGGCAGATGCCTTCCCATCGGAGTTCTTTCCCAGGACCTGACTCCTGTCAGACCTGGGTCTCTGGGCCGCTGCTTACTGCAGGACCAGCTCACCATTTTGTTCCAAGTAACTCAGGTGCTCTTTCTGACCTGTCCTCCCCTGCCCCTATCTTTTTTCCTGCTAAGCTAGCACCACTGTCCCAAAACTCTGTCCTGTCTCCAGGTCGCCAGGCTCTGGGGCATCCAGAAGAACCGGCCGGCCATGAATTACGACAAGCTGAGCCGCTCACTCCGATACTACTATGAGAAAGGCATCATGCAGAAGGTGGGGGCTGCGGGCCCAGGGATGGGGGCctcaggggggcaggggagcattTCCCAGCAAGTCTGTGGGAGCAGGTAATGAACCTGTCAGAGGGAACAAGAAGTAGTGGACAAGATTTCCTGCTCCCAAAAAAGTGCCACACGGTAACCAGAAAGGCCTGAGCGTGGAGGCAGTGAGATGGGAGCACGAGaactgcaccccccccccccccccccgccgcatCTGCCCCACCCTGGCCCGGtgctgtgtcccccaccccatgctgACCCGCAGGGTGAGCTAGGCCCACccagcccctctctccccacaggTGGCCGGCGAGCGCTACGTGTACAAGTTTGTGTGTGAGCCCGAGGCCCTCTTCTCTCTGGCTTTCCCGGACAATCAGCGTCCAGCCCTGAAGGCTGAGTTTGACCGGCCAGTCAGTGAGGAGGACACAGTCCCTTTGTCCCATTTGGACGAGAGCCCTGCCTACCTCCCAGAGCTAGCTGGCCCCACCCAGCCCTTTGGCCCCAAGGGTGGCTACTCTTACTAGGCCTGGCCGCTGCTCCCCTGCCACCGGTGGGTGCTATCTTGTGTACATATAGATGCGTTTGGTGTTGGGGAAACCCTCACTCTGAAACCCACAGATGTCTTTGGAGCAGATCCCCACTGGCCCACCTGCCGCCCCTGCCCAGACTCTGAGCTGCTCACCAGAGTCGTTGGGAAGGAAAAATGGAGACGCTGCAAGTGCAAAGGTGGGGTCCAGGAGCTCCTCTGGGGGTGTCGCCTCCAGCCTCTTCCCAGGCCCTGCTTAGAAGCCCAAGCTGCACTCCTCTCCCCCAACACAGAGGACGAGAGTTCACTCTGTTCTGGGTGACAGAGAAGGAGCGTTCCACTTTATCATGGTGGAAAGGGGTGCA
This window contains:
- the ETV4 gene encoding ETS translocation variant 4 isoform X4 — translated: MQLPGPCPPAPSQHHPSLLSCLFPPAQVPDSDEPFVPDFHSENLAFHSPTTRIKKEPQSPRTDPALSCSRKLPLPYHHGEQCLYASAYDPPRQIAIKSPAPGAPGQSPLQPFPRAEQRSFLRSSGTSQPHPGHGYLGEQSSVFQQPLDICHSFTSSQGGGREPLTAPYPHQLSEPCPPYPQQSFKQEYLDPLYEQASQPGVGQGGANGHRYPGAGVVIKQEQTDFAYDSDVPGCASMYLHTEGFSGHSPGDRTVGYGYEKPLRPFPDDVCVVPEKFEGDIKQEGVGAFREGPPYQRRGALQLWQFLVALLDDPTNAHFIAWTGRGMEFKLIEPEEVARLWGIQKNRPAMNYDKLSRSLRYYYEKGIMQKVAGERYVYKFVCEPEALFSLAFPDNQRPALKAEFDRPVSEEDTVPLSHLDESPAYLPELAGPTQPFGPKGGYSY
- the ETV4 gene encoding ETS translocation variant 4 isoform X3, translating into MVPQGKLMDPGSLPPPDSEDLFQDLSHFQETWLAEAQVPDSDEPFVPDFHSENLAFHSPTTRIKKEPQSPRTDPALSCSRKLPLPYHHGEQCLYASAYDPPRQIAIKSPAPGAPGQSPLQPFPRAEQRSFLRSSGTSQPHPGHGYLGEQSSVFQQPLDICHSFTSSQGGGREPLTAPYPHQLSEPCPPYPQQSFKQEYLDPLYEQASQPGVGQGGANGHRYPGAGVVIKQEQTDFAYDSDVPGCASMYLHTEGFSGHSPGDRTVGYGYEKPLRPFPDDVCVVPEKFEGDIKQEGVGAFREGPPYQRRGALQLWQFLVALLDDPTNAHFIAWTGRGMEFKLIEPEEVARLWGIQKNRPAMNYDKLSRSLRYYYEKGIMQKVAGERYVYKFVCEPEALFSLAFPDNQRPALKAEFDRPVSEEDTVPLSHLDESPAYLPELAGPTQPFGPKGGYSY
- the ETV4 gene encoding ETS translocation variant 4 isoform X1; translated protein: MERRMKGGYLDQQVPYTFCSKSPGNGSLREALMVPQGKLMDPGSLPPPDSEDLFQDLSHFQETWLAEAQVPDSDEPFVPDFHSENLAFHSPTTRIKKEPQSPRTDPALSCSRKLPLPYHHGEQCLYASAYDPPRQIAIKSPAPGAPGQSPLQPFPRAEQRSFLRSSGTSQPHPGHGYLGEQSSVFQQPLDICHSFTSSQGGGREPLTAPYPHQLSEPCPPYPQQSFKQEYLDPLYEQASQPGVGQGGANGHRYPGAGVVIKQEQTDFAYDSDVPGCASMYLHTEGFSGHSPGDRTVGYGYEKPLRPFPDDVCVVPEKFEGDIKQEGVGAFREGPPYQRRGALQLWQFLVALLDDPTNAHFIAWTGRGMEFKLIEPEEVARLWGIQKNRPAMNYDKLSRSLRYYYEKGIMQKVAGERYVYKFVCEPEALFSLAFPDNQRPALKAEFDRPVSEEDTVPLSHLDESPAYLPELAGPTQPFGPKGGYSY
- the ETV4 gene encoding ETS translocation variant 4 isoform X2 translates to MERRMKGGYLDQQVPYTFCSKSPGNGSLREALMVPQGKLMDPGSLPPPDSEDLFQDLSHFQETWLAEAQVPDSDEPFVPDFHSENLAFHSPTTRIKKEPQSPRTDPALSCSRKLPLPYHHGEQCLYARQIAIKSPAPGAPGQSPLQPFPRAEQRSFLRSSGTSQPHPGHGYLGEQSSVFQQPLDICHSFTSSQGGGREPLTAPYPHQLSEPCPPYPQQSFKQEYLDPLYEQASQPGVGQGGANGHRYPGAGVVIKQEQTDFAYDSDVPGCASMYLHTEGFSGHSPGDRTVGYGYEKPLRPFPDDVCVVPEKFEGDIKQEGVGAFREGPPYQRRGALQLWQFLVALLDDPTNAHFIAWTGRGMEFKLIEPEEVARLWGIQKNRPAMNYDKLSRSLRYYYEKGIMQKVAGERYVYKFVCEPEALFSLAFPDNQRPALKAEFDRPVSEEDTVPLSHLDESPAYLPELAGPTQPFGPKGGYSY
- the ETV4 gene encoding ETS translocation variant 4 isoform X5 — protein: MYLHTEGFSGHSPGDRTVGYGYEKPLRPFPDDVCVVPEKFEGDIKQEGVGAFREGPPYQRRGALQLWQFLVALLDDPTNAHFIAWTGRGMEFKLIEPEEVARLWGIQKNRPAMNYDKLSRSLRYYYEKGIMQKVAGERYVYKFVCEPEALFSLAFPDNQRPALKAEFDRPVSEEDTVPLSHLDESPAYLPELAGPTQPFGPKGGYSY